The genomic DNA gataccacctggagcttctcccctgacacacagacatctgtctcagtcagtagcatcagataccagcTGGAGCTTCTCCTCGGACACACAGACATCTGTCTCAgtcagtagcatcagataccacctggagcttctcccctgacacacagacatctgtctcagtcagtagcatcagttgccctctttgtgaagaacatgcataCAGTTTtattcacattgagatgcaaacatcagtcactgagccactttgtaacctggaccattacagtagtgagttcttgtgcagcttgttgtttgctctttgcatgcacatatatcactgtatcatctgcatacatttgaacttcagacccagtacagacagaaggcacatcattaatgtacaggctgaacaggaggggccccagtactGACCCTTGGGGCACTCCCACATCATAGCTGAGAGTAGGAGACGGCTCATTgatcactctgacacactgggtTTTTCCTTCAAGGTGTGACTTCATCCATCTGATGGCTTAGGGGGAAACATTGAACTTGAACAGTTTTGTGATGAGAACCTCATGGTTAATAGTGTCTAGAAACACAGCCATCAGAGGTTTTgacaatgaagaggagagactgTAGGTGAGCAGGACATCAGGAGTGGTCCAAGGCAGTATCAATACATCCTGTGTTGTCCAAGGCAGTGTCAATACATAATGTGTTGTCCAAGGCAGTATCAATACATCCTGTGTTGTCCAAGACAGTATCAATACATCCTGTGTTGGCCAAGACAGTATCAATACATCCTGTGTTGTCCAAGGCAGTGTCAATACATCCTGTGTTGTCCAAGGCAGTATCAATACATCCTGTGTGGTCCAACAGTGTCAATACATCCTGTGTTGTCCAAGACAGTGTCAATACATCCTGTGTTGTCCAAGACAGTATCAATACATCCTGTGTGGTCCAAGGCAGTGTCAATACATCCTGTGTTGTCCAAGGCAGTGTCAATACATCCTGTGTTGTCCAAGACAGTATCAATACATCCTGTGTTGTCCAAGGCAGTATCAATACATCCTGTGTTGTCCAAGGCAGTGTCAATACATCCTGTGCTGTCCAAGGCAGTGTCAATACATCCTGTGTGGTCCAACAGTGTCAATACATCCTGTGTTGTCCAAGGCAGTGTCAATACATCAAAGTGCACAAAGGTTGGGCAACTCTGCTCCTCTGGGGCCTTCTGTCTTTCTTTCAAATCAGCGTTAGGTTTAGACCTGGGTTATCTTGTGCTCAAATACTGTTGTCTGGATTATTTAGTGACCTGTCCATTTGTATTCCCACAGGGCCTTGAACAAATTGCATATACATAAATTACAGATGATCCTATAAGAAACAGTACAGGTACCTGCATTAGCGTGACCTTTCACCTTTAACCCTGCTGTCATGGAAGACGCGATGTTGGTGCGTACGGACGGGAATTCTCTGCTCAAGGCTGTGTTCCTGAGCCGACTGCGTCTGACACGCCTGCTGCTGGAGGGAGGTGCTTACATCAACGAGAGCAACGAGCGCGGCGAGACGCCCCTGATGGTGGCGTGCAGGACGCGCCATACCGACGCACAAAGCGTGCCCAAACACAAGATGGTTCGGTACGTTAACGAAGTAGGAACACCGCTCAGCAGAGCAGGAGTGTCCAAATGGGCCAGTGCAGGCTTTTACTACATACAGTTAAACAGCCAAAATAGTTACACACCTGACTTAACACAGTTTGTATTGAAGACTATGATTGGATAATTAGTTAAATCAGGTGTTATGGCTGGAGCAAAATCCTGCACCAAAAACGTCCCTTAATGAATAATCTTTGCCACCAATGGCCTGCCGTAGTGTCCATAAGACCTTGTACCTCCTCTTCAGGTGTTTCCGCAAGGTGTTGATCAACATTACATCAACAGGTACCTGCTGGAGAGCGGAGCTGACCCAAATATCCAGGACAAGACCGGTAAGACGGCCCTGATGCACGCCTGTTTGGAACAGGCGGGGGCAGAGGTCCTCTCTCTACTGCTGGGGAGTGGAGCTGACCCCAGCCTGGACGACCACTCTGGCTTCTCAGCACTGGTCTATGCCGTCAACGCAGGGGACAACGAGGCCCTGAGAGTCCTACTGGATGCCTGCAAGGCCAAGGGCAAGGAGGTAAGGATGTGGGTTTGATTCAGCTTGgaagggttgcaaaattctggtaacttcCCCAGAAATCCTGGTTTGAGGTTTCCTGCTGATCTCCTTCTGATTcctggaatcctccaaccaggacttctggaaaacctgggaattttgggaaagtaaCCAGAGTTTTGCAACCCTTTGCTGGGGCCACCCATTTTGCACCCTCTACTAGAAGTGGctttggatttaaaaaaaacatctgatggCCTTTATTACaggtcatcatcatcaccacggACAAGCTGCCGTCAGGACGCCAGATGACCAAGCAGTACCTGAACGTACCCCCGCCTCCCGACCTGGAGGAGCGCCTGCATTTCACCCCTGGCTCTGCTGCCTGCCTCATGTCCCCCTCAGAGATCCAGCTCCGCACCCCTCCACAGGGCACCTCAGCCACTGCCTCACCCCAGCCAGGGAGCCCCCTCCTGGGCCTCAGGGAGCACCACCACCAGGGTGGTGGAACAAACATCTCTGGGTCTGCTGGTTCTGGTTCTTCTCAGCCGGGCTCCCCGACCAGGGACCCTAACTTGTTTCGAGGCCCCGGTCCAGGGGTGGTGAAGCTGTTCCATCCCCAGCGGCTCCACTCTGAACCCTGGCTGCAGCAGAACAAGGCCTCCAGGTAGGTAGCCTAGACTAGGTTAGAGAAGTGCGCCAGCAACTGGAGGGTTACTGGTTTGAATCCTATATCTGTCAGGAAAGAAAATCTGGTCCAGAGTGCGCCAGCAACTGGAGGGTTACCGGTTTGAATCCTATATCTGTCAGGAAAGAAAATCTGGTCCAGAGTGGGTCGGCAAATGGAGGGTTACCAGTTTGAATCCTATGTCTGTCAGGGAAGAAAATCTGGTCAGGAGTAGATCGGCAACTGGAGGGTTGGTGGCATCAGTGTCCTAGATACTATCtcctgcccttgagcaaggcgctTTTTAGCCCCTAAACTGCTCACAGGGAACTACACGAGTAGCTTCCCATTGGTCCAGCCTCTCCAAACAAATATGTACGtgtgttttcttcttcttcctccagcCTGACGGAGGAGCTGCTGGACATCACCCCAGAGGAAGAGCTCTCCTTCCGGGTCAACAGCCTGGTCTTCTCTGGGTCCGGAAGGGTGGGGCCCGGGGCACATCCGATCGTCGCCCGCCACCAAAGTATCGACCCCAAGGATGCCACGGGGCTGCTGGAGCAGGTCATGATAATAATAAAATGAATAACTTGTCATGTGCCTGTATAATAATTAATTTGTATATTTTTTCTCTTTCAGGTGATTGAGAGTGACGGATGTGGCGgggtaggaggaagaggaggccttAGTAGGAAGATGTCTTACGACAGTGCTGCAGCTTATTCCCACCCAAACCTCCTGCACCGGGGGGACGGAGGAAGCTATGGAGGCTACCCCTGTGGCAcccatgagcctgtcctccccgtAAACAAAACCTCTCCAGACTGTTGCCTTCCCAACCTGGCTGTGTCCAGCCTGAGGAATGTGGTTCGCCGCCGCAACATTGGCATAGACCATTACAGCTCTGACTCCCAGCTTCCCCAGTTTGGCAGCCACAGCAGCCATCCAGAGAGTGGAGACTCCTCCAGGGGTGTTGTAGGGGGAACTGAGAAGCGTAAACTGGTCAGTAGTAGATCCTCCACACTGTCGGGCTCCCGGGAGTCCCTGGAGAGTGCTGCCCAGAGAAGAGGTCCTGcaaacctggagaggagaggctcGGGGGCCCTGCTCCTGGATCACATCTCCCACACCC from Oncorhynchus clarkii lewisi isolate Uvic-CL-2024 chromosome 30, UVic_Ocla_1.0, whole genome shotgun sequence includes the following:
- the LOC139389914 gene encoding ankyrin repeat domain 34Bb; the protein is MEDAMLVRTDGNSLLKAVFLSRLRLTRLLLEGGAYINESNERGETPLMVACRTRHTDAQSVPKHKMVRYLLESGADPNIQDKTGKTALMHACLEQAGAEVLSLLLGSGADPSLDDHSGFSALVYAVNAGDNEALRVLLDACKAKGKEVIIITTDKLPSGRQMTKQYLNVPPPPDLEERLHFTPGSAACLMSPSEIQLRTPPQGTSATASPQPGSPLLGLREHHHQGGGTNISGSAGSGSSQPGSPTRDPNLFRGPGPGVVKLFHPQRLHSEPWLQQNKASSLTEELLDITPEEELSFRVNSLVFSGSGRVGPGAHPIVARHQSIDPKDATGLLEQVIESDGCGGVGGRGGLSRKMSYDSAAAYSHPNLLHRGDGGSYGGYPCGTHEPVLPVNKTSPDCCLPNLAVSSLRNVVRRRNIGIDHYSSDSQLPQFGSHSSHPESGDSSRGVVGGTEKRKLVSSRSSTLSGSRESLESAAQRRGPANLERRGSGALLLDHISHTRPGYLPPLNPHAPIPDIGVSPTSTCPSLSGSTKALNLNGGVAGLGSKPLVPCAPATPRDLKSKQTLLRRHSMQTEQIKQLFNLQEIIHADRAD